A stretch of DNA from Candidatus Eisenbacteria bacterium:
GCGACGGGATTCCACTTCGTCGTGCGGGACATGCGCAAGGGCACGGCGATCGACAGCCTCCAGATCCGGATGATGCTGAACCTCTTCACGCTCGCCGGTCTCTATGGCGCCAACTTCCTCGCCGTTATGACGGCGGTGCTGCTCCCGGTCGACACCCTCTCGGGCGAGATCTCGTCGGGGGTGCTGCAGACGCTGGCGTCGAAGCCGGTGCGCCGCTCCGAGATCGTGCTCGGGAAGTGGCTCGCGTTCGTGACGATCGCGCTGGCGTACCTAGCACTGCTGACGACCGGCGTCCTGCTGGCCACGCGACTCCAGGCGGGAGTCCTGCCTCCGAACCTCGGCCCCGGTCTGAGTCTCATGGCGCTCGAGATCACGCTGATGGTCACGCTCTCGATCGCGGGCGGCACGCGGCTCAGCACCATCACCAACGGCGTGGTGATCTTCGGGCTCTACGGCCTGGCCTTCATCGGCAGCTGGGTGGAGCGCATCGGCGCGATCGGCTCCAACCGCGCCGCCGAGCGGATCGGCACGCTGGCGAGCCTGCTCGTGCCGAGCGAGTCGATGTGGCTGCTCGCCGCGCATTACATGCAGCCCAGCATCCTGCGAGGCCTCGAGATCACTCCCTTCACCGCGGGATCGGTTCCGAGCCCGGCGATGGTGGTGTGGGCCGCCGGCTACACGGTGGTGACGCTGCTGGTCGCGATCCTCTGGTTCCGTCGCCGGCCGCTGTAGCGGTCCGGCCCCGGCACGCCCTCGCTAGGTCGAATCTCCCGGGGGAGGATCCGTCGCCGTCTCTCCGTTCCCATCTCCGTTCCCGCCCTTGTTCTTCTTGCCGCAGCCACAATCCCCGCACTGGCGGTACGGACCGGGCGGCATGTCGGCGTAGGCGATGCGATGCTCCGCGCCGTCGTCGTCGCGCACCCACACCGCCTCCTCGTAGAACGCGGTGCGGACCACCGTCATCGGTCCCTGGCCGGTCTTGAACGTGGCGCCGACCGGCGGCAGCTTCTCGGCGCTCTGCCGATAGCGGTCGAGCTCGTATGCCAAGCAGCACATGAGCCGACCGCAGGCGCCCGAGATCTTGGTGGGATTGAGCGAGAGCTGCTGCTCACGCGCCATCTTGAGGGTGACCGGATGGAATTCCTTGAGCCAGGTGGAGCAGCACAAGGGCCGCCCGCAGGGGCCACAGCCGTCGAGCCTCTTGGCCTGCTCGCGCCGTCCGATCTGGCGCAGCTCGATCCGGGTGCGGAACTTGGAGGCCAGGTCCTTCACCAGCTCGCGGAAGTCGACCCGCTGATCGGCCGAGAAGTAGAACGTCATGCGGTGGCCGGTGAAGGCCACCTCCACTTCGGCCAGCTCCATGACCAGCGACCGGGCCGAGATGC
This window harbors:
- a CDS encoding ABC transporter permease subunit: MRALLTVAHLTIHEAGRRRILLATVIGGVGFVLLFATGFHFVVRDMRKGTAIDSLQIRMMLNLFTLAGLYGANFLAVMTAVLLPVDTLSGEISSGVLQTLASKPVRRSEIVLGKWLAFVTIALAYLALLTTGVLLATRLQAGVLPPNLGPGLSLMALEITLMVTLSIAGGTRLSTITNGVVIFGLYGLAFIGSWVERIGAIGSNRAAERIGTLASLLVPSESMWLLAAHYMQPSILRGLEITPFTAGSVPSPAMVVWAAGYTVVTLLVAILWFRRRPL
- the ricT gene encoding regulatory iron-sulfur-containing complex subunit RicT; this translates as MSDIVQVALRGARKAFFLNSRNLWLKLGDKVVVQTDSGESVGSVFLKDSFLIQLKRPGNVTREIIRKAEEEDLDQEDHNRQKEVEAFEYCQDRISARSLVMELAEVEVAFTGHRMTFYFSADQRVDFRELVKDLASKFRTRIELRQIGRREQAKRLDGCGPCGRPLCCSTWLKEFHPVTLKMAREQQLSLNPTKISGACGRLMCCLAYELDRYRQSAEKLPPVGATFKTGQGPMTVVRTAFYEEAVWVRDDDGAEHRIAYADMPPGPYRQCGDCGCGKKNKGGNGDGNGETATDPPPGDST